One segment of Neobacillus endophyticus DNA contains the following:
- a CDS encoding ABC transporter ATP-binding protein has protein sequence MNVLEVKALTKSFGGLKANTNIDMNIQKKSITAVIGPNGAGKTTFFNMITGVYKPTSGDILLNGKSLSGNKPDVVARQGIARTFQNIRLFNQLPVLENVMVGMHYHLTVNWFSTLFKLPNARKVEEAAQREAYRLLQYVGLAPFLNENAGNLSYGAQRRLEIARALAVKPKILLLDEPAAGMNPKETKELTSLIYRLREELDLTIILIEHDMKLVMEISDYVFVLDHGEKIAEGKPEEIRKNPRVIEAYLGKGAISHA, from the coding sequence GTGAATGTGTTGGAAGTAAAAGCATTGACAAAAAGTTTTGGGGGCTTGAAGGCGAATACCAACATCGACATGAATATTCAAAAAAAATCAATTACAGCTGTCATTGGACCAAATGGTGCTGGTAAAACCACTTTTTTTAATATGATTACGGGCGTTTATAAACCGACTTCGGGGGATATTTTACTGAATGGAAAATCATTGTCAGGCAACAAGCCTGATGTAGTAGCGCGGCAGGGAATAGCCCGGACTTTCCAAAACATTCGCCTGTTTAATCAGTTGCCAGTATTGGAAAACGTCATGGTTGGGATGCATTATCATTTAACCGTGAATTGGTTCTCTACACTTTTTAAGCTGCCTAATGCCAGAAAAGTGGAGGAGGCTGCGCAAAGGGAAGCCTATCGGTTACTTCAATATGTCGGATTGGCGCCATTTTTAAATGAAAATGCCGGAAATCTTTCCTACGGTGCACAGCGGCGTTTAGAAATTGCCAGAGCCCTTGCTGTTAAACCCAAAATCTTGCTTTTGGATGAGCCAGCTGCAGGGATGAATCCAAAAGAAACGAAAGAATTAACCTCACTTATTTATCGACTGAGGGAAGAACTCGATTTAACAATTATATTGATCGAACATGATATGAAATTAGTGATGGAAATCTCGGATTATGTTTTCGTATTGGATCATGGTGAAAAAATAGCTGAGGGGAAACCAGAAGAAATTCGCAAAAATCCAAGAGTGATTGAAGCCTATTTAGGAAAAGGTGCCATATCACACGCATAA
- a CDS encoding branched-chain amino acid ABC transporter permease, with protein sequence MLAQVLQTLPQVLIDGLSLGAVYAVIAIGYTMVYGILELINFAHGEIFMTGAFIGTAILLTFTGFGLLSFMPAILVLVIVLLVTSILTGLLGMGIERIAYRPLRNAPKLITLITAIGVSFLLQDIVRFITELKQGNYIVTAPEIFSGQMKVKVSSILPGIHDASFKITFLIVIAVAFFMMFGLNLFVNRTKYGMAIRAVAQDRETAALMSINVNKVISITFFVGSALGGATGVLFTMQYGTIDPYIGFILGIKAFTAAVLGGIGNIRGAMAGGMIIGMLEMFAAANLSGLTGGIFGAEYKDVFAFIILIVVLIFKPEGLFGKAIVEKV encoded by the coding sequence ATGCTGGCACAAGTACTCCAGACACTGCCACAAGTATTGATTGACGGGCTTTCATTAGGGGCTGTTTATGCGGTCATCGCAATCGGATACACCATGGTTTACGGAATACTAGAACTCATTAACTTTGCACATGGAGAAATTTTTATGACCGGGGCGTTTATTGGAACAGCCATCTTACTCACCTTCACTGGTTTTGGTTTGCTTTCGTTTATGCCAGCAATTCTTGTTCTAGTTATTGTTTTACTTGTAACAAGTATCCTAACCGGCTTATTGGGAATGGGGATTGAAAGGATCGCATATCGGCCTCTTCGCAATGCGCCAAAATTAATCACATTAATAACAGCAATTGGGGTTTCCTTTCTCCTGCAGGATATAGTTCGGTTTATCACCGAATTAAAACAAGGAAACTATATCGTGACGGCACCGGAAATTTTTAGCGGGCAAATGAAAGTAAAAGTATCTTCCATTTTGCCAGGGATCCATGATGCTTCTTTTAAAATAACCTTTCTTATTGTCATTGCCGTTGCTTTTTTCATGATGTTTGGGCTCAATCTGTTTGTGAATCGAACGAAATATGGAATGGCTATTAGAGCTGTTGCCCAGGATCGAGAAACGGCTGCCTTAATGTCGATTAATGTGAACAAAGTCATTTCTATTACATTTTTTGTTGGGTCGGCATTGGGAGGAGCAACCGGTGTTTTATTTACGATGCAATATGGGACCATTGACCCTTATATTGGTTTCATTCTCGGCATTAAAGCATTTACCGCAGCTGTTCTTGGCGGTATCGGTAATATCCGGGGGGCAATGGCGGGCGGCATGATCATCGGGATGCTAGAAATGTTCGCTGCTGCCAATCTTTCCGGTTTAACTGGTGGTATATTTGGAGCAGAATACAAGGATGTGTTCGCGTTTATCATTTTAATTGTCGTCCTTATTTTCAAACCTGAAGGATTGTTTGGAAAAGCTATCGTAGAGAAAGTGTAG
- a CDS encoding PP2C family protein-serine/threonine phosphatase — protein sequence MLKREINLARNIQTKLLNAEIPKLVACELTGTSIPARLIGGDYFDFYPLVDGRIRMVIGDVMGKGIPAAMLMILTRGAFRSAAQSTGGPGDTLTAMNKALYKDFRALRSFVTLLCADWDPKQGTLTFANAGHPLPILLGGNQVSELPKVSGVMLGGLPNQIYEEKQVRIAPNQYVLFYTDGIIEAQNQAGEQFTRERLKKILLENEGKSVQQLEQAVVQSVYQFSNGMNQKDDITMVLLRI from the coding sequence ATGTTGAAAAGAGAAATTAATTTAGCAAGAAATATCCAAACTAAGCTTCTAAATGCTGAAATTCCTAAGTTGGTCGCATGTGAGCTGACCGGTACCTCCATCCCGGCGAGATTGATTGGTGGGGACTATTTCGACTTCTATCCATTGGTCGATGGGAGAATTCGAATGGTGATTGGAGATGTGATGGGGAAGGGAATCCCTGCTGCGATGTTAATGATTTTAACAAGGGGAGCCTTCCGGAGTGCCGCTCAAAGTACTGGCGGACCAGGGGATACGTTAACAGCCATGAACAAGGCATTATACAAAGATTTCCGTGCTTTACGTTCATTTGTCACATTACTTTGTGCGGATTGGGACCCAAAACAAGGGACGTTGACGTTTGCTAATGCCGGTCATCCTCTTCCGATTCTCTTAGGAGGAAATCAAGTATCAGAGCTTCCGAAAGTCAGCGGGGTGATGCTTGGCGGCCTGCCTAATCAAATTTACGAAGAGAAGCAGGTCCGTATAGCGCCAAATCAGTATGTTTTATTTTATACAGATGGGATTATAGAGGCACAGAATCAAGCGGGAGAACAGTTTACCCGTGAACGCCTAAAGAAGATTTTGCTCGAAAATGAAGGGAAAAGCGTCCAGCAATTGGAGCAGGCGGTGGTTCAGTCGGTTTACCAATTTTCAAATGGAATGAACCAAAAAGATGATATAACGATGGTTCTGCTCCGGATTTGA
- a CDS encoding HD domain-containing phosphohydrolase, protein MRLVNWFTIILFSIGIGALLYSLTAISVHQLSIYLFVVAITVILEIFPIQLPSGDQFEAGSIGVLFVLLHFGIPYAVLAITIGLASLFIKILKKVKIPLFRLIVNVGMYTISMLAALSVWKMTQGMKMIIAVAILAFLYEVVNIALLEIIQKLTANRKLFASFKQQLRELLIPIGVYSIVIPTLLIQKTNKEIIITVLYTLFFLLIVIFFSKEYTKQLSLRNSSSKAFIQVLEGRITPSLAGHGNRVGAICEFLLVDLDFPKSNRKDLIQAAIIHDIGKALLPTYIFRKRGDLTLSEEREYQRHPEKAVEIVKTMFSKSEFSDWILYHHERWDGKGFPKGLSGEQIPLGARIIAIADELDFILTRHDDAETIFKLLQEKSGTVLDPKLVEKVELSHIEMLVEELRDLFRREELPLNDFTETQFSDDSYSSIGESYFIQVQNGQIRSPKDEISDHILRKLAETALEQNKPVHETIRRDNLTLDVHAQSLKNGEVTIFVHDLSPYLAFRKNLERNILESYVDVIETLSEGKIKLLSSQAKLEEQFGTWIADIPIHNTSDVSKCRELTTKALEQYPTELQSMKVQVAVSEAVTNVLKHATKGKFSVYQRDQELQFLISDKGSGIPLHEIPKTILISGYSSKRSLGKGFKMIASFSDGVQIFTSPEGTSILIEFRLLEK, encoded by the coding sequence ATGAGATTGGTCAACTGGTTTACCATTATTCTGTTTTCCATAGGGATCGGAGCGTTATTGTATTCATTGACAGCCATATCGGTCCATCAACTATCAATCTATCTTTTCGTTGTGGCGATCACGGTTATTCTGGAGATCTTTCCGATTCAATTGCCTAGCGGAGATCAATTTGAAGCCGGAAGTATTGGCGTTTTGTTTGTGCTATTGCACTTTGGTATTCCATATGCAGTATTGGCCATCACCATCGGTTTGGCTTCCCTTTTTATAAAGATTTTGAAAAAAGTAAAGATTCCTCTATTTCGTTTGATTGTAAATGTGGGAATGTACACGATTTCCATGCTGGCTGCATTGTCTGTTTGGAAAATGACCCAAGGAATGAAGATGATTATAGCGGTTGCTATTTTGGCTTTCCTCTATGAAGTGGTGAATATAGCCCTGTTAGAAATCATACAAAAATTGACAGCCAATCGGAAATTATTTGCCTCCTTCAAACAGCAATTAAGAGAGCTGTTGATTCCCATCGGTGTGTATTCTATTGTTATTCCGACCTTGCTGATCCAGAAAACGAACAAAGAAATCATCATTACCGTGTTATACACCCTATTTTTCTTACTTATTGTCATCTTTTTTTCCAAAGAATACACAAAACAGCTTTCACTGAGGAATTCATCTTCCAAAGCTTTTATTCAAGTTCTTGAAGGCCGTATTACCCCCAGTTTGGCCGGGCATGGTAATCGGGTAGGGGCCATTTGCGAGTTTCTTTTGGTAGATCTGGATTTTCCAAAAAGTAATAGAAAAGATTTAATTCAGGCTGCGATTATACATGATATTGGAAAAGCGTTACTTCCCACCTATATTTTTCGAAAACGCGGGGACTTAACTTTATCAGAGGAACGAGAGTACCAAAGACATCCTGAAAAGGCTGTTGAAATCGTCAAAACGATGTTTTCGAAAAGTGAATTTTCCGATTGGATTCTTTATCACCACGAGCGTTGGGATGGAAAGGGTTTCCCAAAAGGGTTATCAGGAGAACAAATTCCATTAGGGGCCCGCATTATTGCTATAGCCGATGAACTAGATTTCATTCTAACGCGTCATGATGATGCGGAAACGATTTTTAAATTACTTCAAGAAAAATCAGGGACGGTGTTGGACCCTAAATTAGTGGAAAAAGTGGAATTGAGTCATATTGAAATGCTGGTTGAGGAGCTTCGGGACCTTTTCCGTCGTGAAGAATTACCGCTAAATGATTTCACAGAAACGCAATTTTCCGATGATTCCTACTCAAGTATTGGGGAATCTTACTTTATTCAAGTCCAGAATGGCCAGATTCGATCGCCGAAGGATGAAATTTCAGACCATATACTGCGCAAACTAGCGGAGACTGCTTTAGAGCAGAACAAACCAGTTCATGAAACCATCCGTCGTGATAACCTCACGCTGGATGTTCACGCCCAATCCCTGAAAAACGGAGAGGTTACAATATTTGTGCATGATCTGTCTCCATACCTTGCTTTTAGAAAGAATTTGGAGCGCAATATTTTGGAGTCCTATGTAGACGTCATCGAAACGCTATCTGAAGGGAAAATTAAACTTCTATCTTCCCAAGCAAAGCTGGAAGAGCAATTCGGTACTTGGATTGCGGACATTCCTATTCATAATACATCGGATGTCTCGAAGTGCAGGGAATTAACCACAAAAGCACTAGAGCAATATCCAACTGAATTACAGTCGATGAAAGTTCAAGTCGCGGTGTCAGAAGCCGTGACAAATGTTCTCAAACATGCAACAAAGGGGAAATTCTCCGTTTACCAACGTGATCAAGAGCTGCAATTTCTGATTTCGGATAAAGGATCGGGAATCCCGCTTCATGAAATTCCAAAAACAATCTTAATATCCGGTTACTCCAGTAAGCGTTCGTTGGGGAAAGGGTTTAAAATGATTGCCAGCTTTTCCGATGGCGTACAAATTTTTACATCGCCAGAGGGAACTTCTATATTAATTGAGTTCAGACTATTGGAAAAATAA
- a CDS encoding branched-chain amino acid ABC transporter permease encodes MKILLNSLLYHKKAHILFFLTYVLVTSAGLYFAETSVLSFLLMLFSIFILYFLKLKDKVKWIIGIGILGGLLPLAASHGAAYQSYMEVAVFVGIYVAMALGLNIVVGFAGLLDLGFVAFFAVGAYTYGIFATAQASHFIPFGKFPLSGESFWVFLFIGCFVAALFGVLLGIPVLRVKGDYLAIVTLGFGEIIRIVFNNLDKPVNITNGAMGISSITPPKIFGISLIYPNQFYYIVLVIVLSVIFIVRNLEQSKIGRAWKAVRENEIAAQAMGIPLVKTKLTAFAIGASFSGMMGVVFAAKQTFVDPTSFTLLESTNILVMVLLGGIGSIPGVILGAAIVTILNLQVLTELTNWLNGLSTSGIFSIPDALSPVKMQRFIFGALLILFALFRSKGLLPAKNRKYDAEKLTAGEVSNNRIVVVANEKMESLNGGQEA; translated from the coding sequence ATGAAAATTCTATTAAACAGCTTATTGTATCATAAAAAGGCGCACATTTTATTTTTCCTCACATATGTGCTTGTTACATCAGCAGGATTGTATTTTGCTGAAACTTCAGTCCTGTCTTTTCTATTAATGCTATTTTCCATTTTTATTTTGTATTTCTTAAAACTAAAGGATAAAGTCAAATGGATCATAGGCATTGGTATTTTAGGAGGACTTCTCCCGTTAGCTGCCAGTCATGGAGCTGCTTACCAATCTTACATGGAAGTAGCTGTTTTTGTCGGAATTTATGTGGCTATGGCTCTTGGTTTAAACATTGTGGTTGGTTTTGCCGGGTTATTGGACTTGGGGTTTGTTGCTTTTTTTGCGGTGGGGGCTTATACATATGGCATTTTTGCAACGGCGCAGGCGTCCCACTTTATCCCTTTTGGTAAATTTCCTCTATCAGGGGAAAGTTTCTGGGTTTTTCTTTTCATCGGTTGTTTTGTAGCTGCTTTGTTTGGGGTGCTTCTTGGGATTCCTGTCCTAAGGGTCAAAGGAGATTACTTGGCCATTGTCACCTTAGGCTTTGGTGAAATCATTCGAATTGTTTTTAATAACTTGGATAAGCCGGTTAACATCACAAACGGAGCCATGGGGATTTCATCGATTACCCCGCCAAAAATATTCGGCATCTCTCTTATATATCCGAATCAATTTTATTATATCGTTCTAGTCATTGTCCTTTCCGTTATTTTTATTGTTCGGAATCTGGAGCAGTCCAAAATAGGGCGCGCCTGGAAAGCGGTGAGAGAAAATGAAATTGCCGCACAGGCAATGGGAATCCCGCTGGTGAAAACAAAATTGACTGCCTTTGCCATCGGTGCATCCTTTTCCGGGATGATGGGAGTGGTATTTGCCGCCAAACAAACATTTGTAGACCCAACAAGCTTCACCCTGTTAGAATCTACCAACATTCTTGTGATGGTTTTACTGGGGGGAATAGGAAGTATTCCCGGAGTGATCTTAGGAGCTGCTATTGTAACAATCCTCAATTTACAGGTACTAACCGAACTAACGAATTGGTTAAACGGTTTAAGCACAAGCGGTATTTTTTCCATTCCGGATGCACTTTCTCCCGTCAAAATGCAGCGATTTATCTTTGGCGCTTTATTAATTTTGTTTGCCTTATTCCGTTCAAAAGGATTACTCCCAGCAAAAAACAGGAAATATGATGCTGAAAAATTAACCGCAGGAGAAGTATCCAATAACCGGATTGTAGTAGTGGCAAATGAGAAGATGGAAAGCTTGAATGGGGGGCAAGAAGCGTGA
- a CDS encoding DUF5317 family protein codes for MVFFVIIAFLIAFFLKRNPFLFVRNISFKWPLIILLSFGAQIVLSYVTLETREKIVWVFVLTFIGVIFGLYINRRIPGVKWICIGASLNLIALLLNGGTMPVSKKALQLTGQAGVSFATDARHHLMGDSVYWILGDWIPVIRYALSPGDILAGIGIAILIIKHSEKRIDQDEGK; via the coding sequence ATGGTATTTTTCGTTATTATCGCTTTTCTCATCGCGTTTTTCCTAAAACGAAATCCGTTTCTATTTGTTCGAAATATTTCATTTAAATGGCCTCTTATCATTCTGTTAAGCTTTGGGGCACAGATTGTTTTATCGTATGTCACGTTGGAAACAAGGGAAAAAATAGTATGGGTCTTCGTTTTAACGTTTATCGGCGTTATTTTCGGGCTGTATATCAATAGAAGGATTCCCGGTGTGAAGTGGATTTGTATAGGAGCATCCTTGAATTTAATTGCGCTGCTTTTAAATGGAGGAACAATGCCAGTTTCCAAAAAAGCTCTCCAGCTGACAGGACAGGCAGGTGTTTCGTTTGCCACCGATGCCCGTCATCACCTAATGGGTGATTCCGTGTATTGGATTCTTGGAGATTGGATTCCGGTGATCAGGTATGCACTAAGTCCTGGGGATATTTTGGCGGGAATAGGGATTGCTATACTTATAATCAAACACTCTGAAAAACGAATCGATCAGGATGAGGGCAAATGA
- a CDS encoding ABC transporter ATP-binding protein, with amino-acid sequence MTILELKGVQANYGGIQALKGIDLKVSRGEIVTLIGSNGAGKSTALKAISGQVQIKNGSIYYKGTDITNTPPHKTSLMGIAQVPEGRRVFPMLTVKENLLIGAFARKVKREMVTRLDRVFQYFPKLRDRLDQKGGTMSGGEQQMLAIGRALMMNPEVLMLDEPSMGLAPIIVEQIFEIILELNKEGMTILLVEQNAFQALQIAHRGYVIQTGEIVLEGNGKDLLTNQQVQEAYLA; translated from the coding sequence ATGACGATTCTTGAATTAAAGGGTGTTCAAGCAAACTATGGAGGAATACAGGCACTAAAAGGAATCGATTTGAAAGTTAGTCGTGGTGAAATCGTCACTTTAATCGGAAGTAATGGGGCCGGCAAGTCAACCGCATTAAAAGCGATAAGCGGGCAAGTACAAATAAAAAACGGTTCTATCTATTATAAGGGAACAGATATAACCAATACCCCTCCACATAAAACCTCCCTAATGGGAATTGCTCAGGTGCCTGAGGGAAGGAGGGTGTTTCCCATGCTGACAGTAAAAGAAAATCTTTTAATTGGAGCCTTTGCTCGTAAAGTTAAGAGGGAAATGGTGACAAGATTGGATCGAGTCTTTCAGTATTTTCCCAAATTACGAGATCGTCTCGATCAAAAAGGGGGAACGATGAGCGGTGGTGAACAACAGATGCTGGCCATTGGAAGGGCGTTAATGATGAACCCGGAAGTTCTCATGCTAGATGAGCCCTCTATGGGGCTCGCTCCCATCATTGTTGAGCAAATATTTGAAATTATTCTTGAGCTCAATAAAGAAGGCATGACGATTTTATTAGTGGAACAAAATGCCTTTCAAGCGCTGCAAATCGCTCATCGGGGCTATGTCATCCAAACAGGGGAAATCGTTCTCGAAGGAAATGGCAAAGATTTGCTGACAAACCAACAAGTACAAGAAGCCTATTTGGCTTAA
- a CDS encoding FapA family protein — translation MSAVITAEGKNIEEAIAKGLAEMGLTESQVEIEVIQNPKKGIFGFGAKPVVVRLTEKIDEQERSIEELPLPEESLNLTFEEPLQRGAQDLNDQNPEVGKIWVKDGQIYIKDTPAHYPTITPAKEVSLYKNGELVTKTTALMEKDLIEVKLPNELKEPVWSIEMDPLKVTAMLHLEPGFRRSYSLVDQEPSPHLQLEIQVEEEIINPLQLDQIQQKMKDLGIKKGVRILEIQRAMRATEPGTFTIAEGTSPKKGDDGWIEWLVDEELDYTTKLMEDEDLNNRKHIKIPSVYKGQLLGVIHPSKPGTDGVSVIGEVIEPEEAEPLEIHAGKGVDLIDEGKKVVSIEYGRPSLMSKDGITKVSVIPRSIHSGHILSGVGKLSFHGDMIIQGNIKEGIAVEARADLLVYGTVEQAILKAGGRLIACQNVVNSQLSAGERNQKIIEIINHLRKLSNELKAFIAAVEQIYQSPVFKTSDINKMGLSSMICILLEKKFKHLPPIIKKITGLVVIADGMQILDPELKEIHASLQNGFIDLEPMQFQTPEDISKLVKRMEEASGPTVEISEENAQIIIPYALNSKLHCNGDVTIAGTGCIQSQIHAKGKVIVQGLLRGGEVYADKGAEIHEAGTRGGEITFIRVPQDHSIKINKVIEGTRIQIGNVLYQFEQSEQNVFARVSKEGKLLLS, via the coding sequence ATGAGTGCAGTAATTACGGCAGAAGGTAAAAATATAGAAGAAGCCATTGCCAAAGGGTTGGCTGAAATGGGCTTAACCGAGTCACAAGTAGAGATTGAAGTCATTCAAAACCCAAAGAAGGGGATATTTGGCTTCGGAGCAAAACCGGTTGTTGTCCGATTAACGGAAAAAATAGACGAGCAGGAACGTTCTATTGAGGAACTGCCTTTACCGGAGGAGAGTTTGAATCTAACTTTTGAAGAACCTCTCCAAAGAGGAGCACAGGACTTAAATGATCAGAATCCTGAAGTCGGGAAGATCTGGGTCAAAGATGGACAAATTTATATAAAAGATACTCCTGCTCATTACCCAACCATTACGCCAGCTAAAGAGGTTTCCCTATATAAGAACGGTGAATTGGTAACGAAAACAACGGCTCTTATGGAAAAGGATTTGATAGAGGTTAAACTCCCGAACGAATTGAAAGAACCTGTCTGGTCCATTGAAATGGACCCTCTAAAAGTGACAGCCATGCTGCACCTTGAACCTGGTTTCCGAAGATCCTACAGTTTGGTGGATCAAGAACCAAGTCCACATCTTCAGCTTGAAATTCAAGTAGAGGAGGAAATCATCAATCCCCTTCAACTGGATCAAATTCAGCAGAAAATGAAGGATTTAGGCATTAAAAAGGGTGTTCGTATTTTAGAAATTCAACGTGCCATGCGAGCTACAGAACCTGGTACCTTCACGATAGCAGAAGGGACGAGCCCGAAAAAAGGGGATGATGGTTGGATCGAGTGGTTAGTAGATGAGGAATTGGATTACACAACGAAATTAATGGAGGATGAAGATCTAAATAACCGCAAGCATATAAAAATCCCGAGTGTTTACAAAGGGCAGCTGCTTGGGGTTATTCATCCATCAAAGCCAGGAACAGATGGTGTGTCGGTAATTGGGGAAGTGATTGAACCAGAGGAAGCAGAACCATTAGAAATCCATGCGGGCAAAGGGGTCGATCTGATTGACGAAGGGAAAAAGGTTGTTTCCATTGAGTACGGCCGGCCTTCACTCATGTCAAAGGATGGAATCACCAAAGTGTCTGTTATTCCTAGATCTATCCACTCTGGACATATTCTCTCAGGTGTGGGGAAACTGTCTTTTCATGGAGACATGATCATCCAAGGGAATATAAAAGAAGGAATCGCAGTAGAAGCTCGCGCGGATTTGCTTGTTTACGGAACAGTTGAGCAAGCCATCCTTAAAGCAGGTGGCAGACTGATTGCTTGTCAAAACGTGGTAAATAGTCAATTATCCGCAGGGGAACGGAACCAAAAAATCATTGAAATCATCAATCATTTAAGAAAGCTTTCAAATGAATTAAAAGCCTTCATTGCAGCTGTCGAGCAAATTTATCAGTCACCAGTATTTAAAACTTCTGATATAAACAAAATGGGACTCAGTTCTATGATCTGCATATTGCTTGAGAAGAAATTTAAGCATTTACCGCCGATAATTAAAAAGATCACTGGGCTGGTAGTCATTGCTGATGGGATGCAAATATTGGACCCTGAATTGAAAGAAATTCATGCTTCTTTGCAAAATGGATTTATCGATTTGGAACCGATGCAATTTCAAACGCCTGAAGATATTTCTAAATTGGTGAAAAGAATGGAAGAGGCAAGTGGTCCTACTGTAGAAATCTCGGAAGAAAATGCACAAATTATAATCCCCTATGCGCTGAATAGCAAGCTTCATTGCAATGGCGATGTTACCATTGCTGGTACGGGATGTATCCAATCCCAAATCCATGCAAAAGGAAAAGTAATAGTCCAAGGGCTCCTAAGAGGTGGAGAAGTCTATGCTGACAAGGGGGCAGAGATCCATGAAGCAGGGACACGCGGGGGAGAGATTACTTTTATCCGGGTTCCACAAGATCACTCCATCAAAATAAATAAAGTCATCGAGGGAACAAGAATTCAAATTGGCAATGTTCTGTACCAATTTGAGCAATCCGAACAAAATGTATTTGCCAGAGTGTCGAAGGAAGGAAAATTACTGCTGTCCTAG
- a CDS encoding STAS domain-containing protein: MELRLDIQSNQKQVVIRINGVMDIATMDAFHAQMEQLPSTFSSLLLDFSHLEFVDSTGIGAIVELIYLSQEKNFTIRFEGMNEDIKEIFEMLGVFRILEALKKEGA; this comes from the coding sequence TTGGAGTTACGCTTAGACATTCAGTCGAATCAAAAACAGGTTGTCATTCGAATTAATGGGGTTATGGATATTGCGACAATGGATGCTTTTCATGCTCAAATGGAACAATTACCTTCAACCTTTTCCTCCTTACTGCTGGATTTTTCACATCTCGAATTTGTTGACTCTACGGGTATTGGAGCCATCGTGGAATTAATTTATCTTTCCCAGGAAAAAAACTTCACGATTAGGTTCGAGGGAATGAATGAGGATATAAAGGAAATATTTGAGATGCTTGGGGTGTTCCGGATCTTAGAGGCTTTAAAAAAGGAGGGAGCTTAG
- a CDS encoding branched-chain amino acid ABC transporter substrate-binding protein, with product MFHKKLSTLVICSAFTLGIISGCSSAATSSASGGKTVIKIASQSPLSGGSATQGEAIKLGAQLAIEEKKGQFAKKGFDLEFVPYDDQADPKKGVANAQLIASDNKILAIVGHLNSGVAIPSSEIYEKYGIAMVSPANTATAVTDRGLKVTDRLVARDDFQGPAGAQFAVKTLKAKKIFIIQDKTAYGTGLADAFREAAESMGAQIVGYEGITVGEKDFNGVLNEVADKKPDMIYFGGLYAEGGLLLKQAHDKGIDIPFMGGDGLDSSSFVEIAGDAVKNAYLTSVAGDVTKTAEGKKFSEEYKSKFNKNIEGYSAYAYDSTGVILKAIETVIDKNNGKLPTRDQVRDAIREISDYQGIATKVGFDSKGDNKYANIYIYKFTKAVYPATVVGEISK from the coding sequence ATGTTCCATAAAAAACTATCTACACTGGTAATCTGTTCAGCATTCACGCTTGGTATCATCAGTGGATGTTCATCAGCCGCTACTTCTAGTGCAAGCGGTGGAAAAACAGTGATTAAAATTGCTTCCCAATCACCATTGTCCGGCGGCAGTGCCACACAAGGAGAAGCCATTAAACTTGGGGCCCAATTGGCGATTGAGGAGAAAAAAGGCCAATTTGCAAAGAAAGGTTTTGATTTGGAGTTTGTTCCATATGATGATCAGGCTGATCCAAAAAAAGGGGTTGCGAATGCTCAACTAATCGCGTCAGATAACAAAATTTTGGCGATCGTAGGTCATCTGAATTCAGGTGTGGCCATCCCATCCTCCGAAATCTATGAAAAGTATGGAATAGCAATGGTTTCTCCTGCAAATACGGCAACCGCAGTGACGGACAGAGGGTTAAAGGTGACTGACCGGTTGGTAGCGAGAGACGATTTCCAAGGGCCTGCTGGTGCACAATTTGCTGTGAAAACATTAAAAGCGAAAAAAATCTTTATTATTCAAGATAAAACGGCTTATGGTACAGGGCTGGCAGATGCCTTTAGGGAAGCTGCGGAAAGCATGGGGGCGCAAATTGTCGGCTATGAAGGCATTACCGTCGGGGAAAAGGATTTTAATGGTGTTCTTAACGAAGTAGCGGATAAAAAGCCGGATATGATTTACTTTGGCGGTCTATATGCTGAAGGCGGATTGTTGCTCAAACAAGCACATGATAAAGGCATTGATATTCCGTTTATGGGTGGTGATGGGCTGGATTCATCATCATTTGTAGAGATTGCCGGTGATGCAGTCAAGAATGCTTACTTAACCTCTGTAGCCGGCGATGTGACCAAAACGGCAGAGGGAAAGAAGTTTTCAGAGGAATATAAGAGCAAGTTTAATAAAAATATAGAAGGATATTCTGCTTATGCCTATGACAGTACAGGCGTTATATTAAAAGCAATAGAAACTGTCATTGACAAAAATAACGGAAAGCTGCCAACACGTGATCAGGTAAGAGATGCGATCCGGGAAATAAGTGATTATCAAGGGATTGCCACTAAAGTAGGGTTTGATAGCAAGGGTGACAATAAGTATGCAAATATCTACATTTATAAGTTTACTAAAGCCGTTTACCCTGCAACCGTTGTAGGAGAAATCAGCAAATAG